The Candidatus Aramenus sp. CH1 genomic sequence AGCTCAGCGTACCTCCTCCTGGAGATCTTCAAGCGAACCCCCTCTCCTTTGCCCTCTTCAATGCGTCCTCCTTGTTGTGATCTAGCGAACCCTCAGTGAGGCCGTTGAGCCCAGTGATCCTCCTGTTCCCTCCCATTCTCCTTACCTTGACCACGTGCGTCTGCCCCGGCTCGAACCTGACCGCTGTTCCAGAGGGTATGGCAAGGCGGTAACCAAAGGCCTTCTCCCTGTCGAACTTCAGCCTCTTGTTGACCTCGAAGAGGTGGAAGTGGGAACCAACCTGGATTGGCCTGTCCCCAGTGTTGGTCACCTCCAGCTCCCCTTCTTCTCTTATCTCAACCTCGCCTTCCTTGATGTCGTAGGTGTTCAGCGCGGACTTGGAGGACTTTATGGGGCTCCTTATGGTCACCAGCTTCGTGCCGTCCGGGAACGTGGCCTCGACCTGCACAACGTCGAGGAGCTCCGGCACCCCGTCCATTACGTCGTCCTCGGTCAACAAGGTCTGCACTTCCTTTAGTATTTGGGATATCTTCTTTCCTTCCCTGGCCCCCTCGAGGACGTAGTCGACTATTATTGCCAAAGCCTCCTCGTAGTTTAGCTTAAGGCCCTTGGCCTTTCTCCTCCTGGCCAGCTCCGCAGCCCACGACACCAGGAGCTTTTCCTCTTCTCTGGGCGTGAAGATCATGACTGAAGATTTGCGCAAATAAGTTAAAAACTTTCCATGTTTCCATTTAAAAAATAGACAAAGGAGTATAAGAATACGTAAAAGATTTAAAGATTTTACCGGTGATTTGCCGTGTGGAGGCAGAATAGTTTATTCTGTGGGGTATTCCAGTTAAGAGTAGTTGTTCAAGGTAAGCCTCTCCGCAAACCCCTTCCAGGCCCTCCTCGACGCTGGGGAGTACAAGAGGGCTACGAAGACGACTACGTACGCCAGCAACGTGGTTCCTGACGCTCCCCTTGTGTTGAACACGATTGAGAGTAGGGCGGGCGTCCACACTGCTAACGCAGTAGCCAGGAAGACCAAGACCCCTGTCAAGGAGAACTTGAAGGGTCTGACCCCTCCCCGCCATGCGAGGGTTCTGCATAGGTCTAAGGCGTTACTCCCCTTTATGGGAGTTACTCCGTGATGTGAAGAGAAAAGAAAAGGTTCTTCAACGCGTTAACAATCTTCTTAACTCCTAGTTTCACAATGTTTAACGCTCCGTTAACCTCGCTGTGAAGCTTATGGCCAAAAGGACAGTTTACGACTCCCCTAGGCCTTCTCGTTACATTTGCGTTATGGTAAGCGCAGAAACGCGAGGTATTGTACTCAATCACTAGGTACGTCTTTACGCCGTACTCGTGGAGTTTGTTCGCTAATGCGCCAACTTGCGATAAGACCAAATTTGAAGTGAACTTATTTCCGTTATTCCGAGAGATGAAGTTAGGATAGCCCAAGTAAACGGCGGAGACGCCAAGAGACCACAAGGACTTAGCAAAGTTAAAGGCTAAAGTTCTGTAAATGAAGAAGCCTACGGTAAAGCTTAGTGAATTCTTTCCCTTTCCCTCAGCACTTCTTCCCTATTACTTCTTGAACCTTTTCTGTCTCACTCTTCAACTTGTCGAGTTCGGCGATCCTCTCCTGAAAATAGAAGTTCGCTCTTCACTGCTGAACCCCTATAAAATAGAACAGCACGTCCTCAACAACGACAGTAGCCAACGCGTTTACGCCAAGGTCAATTGACGCAACTCACCTTTAGGTCTCTCGATCTGAATCTCATCCCTCTCACCGTGAATGATAAGAGACTCTTCTATTGGCTTACCGCTTTTCTTTGCTACAGTCCTACCAACGTCAACGAAATGTGGGCGTAAAAATTGTTGCCCATCACGCGAATCTCCAGTCTACCTTGTACTCCAAACCACCTTAACCTACCTTCAAAGGGCATCTCCATTTCCCAATCCTTCAGAGAGATGACGCGTTTTTCCTCGTCGACCTCATAACGATCTTGTCTAATGAAAACGATCTTGCCTAACTACTAGGATCAACTTCCTCTTACCGCCTTCCAATAGCTTGGTGGTGAGAAGTGATTCGCGAATGACGGTTTTTGTTTTAATGACGAGAAGGACGACCAAGTTGTTCTTCTGAAAACAGCTTGAGCGTTAACTCCTAGAACCTTCTTGTACTTCTCGTAATACTTCCTCCACGTTTCCTTAAAGTTGACATTCTTTTCTTGAAAGAATTGCTGTCTATCGTAGTTTGTCTCCTTCCACACCTTTGCTGTTGCGTCCGCCAACTTCCTCAATTTCCTCTTTTGATGACCACTAGGGAAGAGCCTCACAACTGCGGTTTTGACGCTTCCGGAATTGCGGGAGTAATCTGGCTCCTCATCTTTAGTTCACCAAAGGAAGCGCCATAAAAGGAAATCGTTTTCATGTTAAAACCTTACCCCGCCAAGCGAGGTTTGTCTTCTTATTTATCAGGAAATGGAGGGAGATAGTGGAGAGGAGGAGCTAGGTGGAGACTATGGTGGCCATGCACAGCCTTGAGCTCGTGGCTGACAGAACGCTCACGGAGTTCGGAGCGAGAATACACTACTTCGACCCGACCATCCTGGAGTCAGACGAGTACCCAAAGGAGGCGAATGACTTCCTGAGAGTGGGCTACGAGGCTGACGAGGACCACGCGGGGGGCGTTGAGGATTGTGGAGGAGTACGGCAGGGGGACAGAGTGGACCATCTAAGT encodes the following:
- a CDS encoding urease subunit gamma, whose protein sequence is MIFTPREEEKLLVSWAAELARRRKAKGLKLNYEEALAIIVDYVLEGAREGKKISQILKEVQTLLTEDDVMDGVPELLDVVQVEATFPDGTKLVTIRSPIKSSKSALNTYDIKEGEVEIREEGELEVTNTGDRPIQVGSHFHLFEVNKRLKFDREKAFGYRLAIPSGTAVRFEPGQTHVVKVRRMGGNRRITGLNGLTEGSLDHNKEDALKRAKERGFA
- a CDS encoding zinc ribbon domain-containing protein; translated protein: MWSLGVSAVYLGYPNFISRNNGNKFTSNLVLSQVGALANKLHEYGVKTYLVIEYNTSRFCAYHNANVTRRPRGVVNCPFGHKLHSEVNGALNIVKLGVKKIVNALKNLFFSLHITE